One window of the Streptomyces sp. TS71-3 genome contains the following:
- a CDS encoding cupin domain-containing protein, with translation MEKTRELSHAVDDFVSTLLAGDFLARTYHHEHRVFPGAAEKIRDLFGWDDLNEILQTHPLRSPQMRLSRDGKQLPEAAYMDARVARRGRQRIRIDPVRLRAALASGHTLAMRYADEIHPGLSELSLAFEGRLLSDFEFNLYASWTATGGFNAHWDNHDVFAIQLQGRKRWRIFGRNEHSMHPRDSAMGTPPAEPVADLVLSPGDVLFLPRGFWHDPVTEEGPSLHVTGSIPCTTGLDLARWVLDQLREDEAMCAELLRFGGPEGPREVLKKLRERMDEAFDQEDLMQRFFAARDSAQFGRFQLGLPEVGPAPAAGAPKAGARR, from the coding sequence CGAACACCGCGTGTTTCCCGGTGCCGCGGAGAAGATCAGGGACCTCTTCGGCTGGGACGACCTGAACGAGATCCTCCAGACGCATCCGCTCAGATCCCCGCAGATGCGGTTGTCGCGGGACGGCAAGCAACTCCCCGAGGCCGCCTACATGGACGCGCGCGTGGCCCGCCGCGGACGCCAGCGCATCCGCATCGACCCGGTGCGGCTGCGGGCGGCGCTGGCCTCCGGGCACACCCTCGCGATGCGGTACGCGGACGAGATCCACCCCGGCCTCTCGGAGCTCTCCCTCGCCTTCGAGGGCAGGCTCCTCAGCGACTTCGAGTTCAACCTCTACGCGTCCTGGACGGCCACCGGCGGCTTCAACGCCCACTGGGACAACCACGACGTGTTCGCCATCCAGCTCCAGGGCAGGAAGCGGTGGCGCATCTTCGGGCGCAACGAGCACTCCATGCACCCCCGGGACTCGGCGATGGGCACGCCGCCCGCGGAGCCGGTCGCCGACCTGGTGCTCTCCCCCGGCGACGTGCTCTTCCTGCCGCGCGGCTTCTGGCACGACCCGGTGACGGAGGAGGGCCCCTCCCTGCACGTCACCGGCTCGATCCCCTGCACCACCGGCCTGGACCTGGCCCGGTGGGTGCTGGACCAGCTCCGCGAGGACGAGGCCATGTGCGCCGAACTGCTCCGCTTCGGGGGCCCGGAGGGCCCGCGGGAGGTGCTGAAGAAGCTCCGGGAGCGGATGGACGAGGCGTTCGACCAGGAGGACCTGATGCAGCGGTTCTTCGCCGCCCGGGACTCCGCGCAGTTCGGACGGTTCCAGCTCGGCCTGCCGGAGGTCGGCCCGGCACCCGCGGCCGGCGCGCCCAAGGCCGGCGCAAGGCGGTAG